ACTACTTTGTAGTACTCCGAAGAACCACTTTTTTCAACCTGAACAGATGGTATCTGTTTGGGGCACTTATTTTTTGCCTGCTTGTGCCGTTTACCCATCATTTTGTTGATGTCAGTCGGGGCATTGAGCCTGAAAGTAACAGTGTCGCATTAACTTATGCTTCTGAAATGCTGAGTACGGTAGAGGCTATCCAGGACAGAGTTGTGATTGTTCAGAAGGCTGCAACCCATATATCATGGCTTTCGACACTTTATTTTATTATTTGCGCCTTCTTTCTGCTCAGGTTCATCTGGTCTTTAATCAGCATAAACCGACTGGTAAAGGGTTCTGAGGCGATGTCATCAACAGGGGCAAAAGTCTATAGAAACCATCGGATCACCCAGCCTTTTTCTCTATTTGGTCGTGTGTTTATTCCAGGGAAGTGGGATGATGTGCCCGGCGAAATCCTATGCCATGAGCTTGAACATGTTAAAAAGCGACATTTTATAGATGTTGTACTTATTGAGCTTGTTGCCATATTGTTTTGGTTCAACCCGGTTATTTATTTTTATAAAAAGTCAGTCCGGCTCAACCTAGAGTATCTGGCAGACAGGGCTGTACTTTTTCAATGTGGTAACCCGCTCAAATATCAATCATTACTTATTTCAAACGCACTTGAAAGTAGCATCAAGTCTCCAATAACAACACATTTTGCTACACCACTTAAAAACAGAATAACTATGATGAAAAAGCGAAAAACTCAAAATTGGATGAGGGTGGCCTTAATAGGCGCTATTCCTTTGGCCGCCGGCCTGGTGGCTATGAACACCCGCAATGAGGTGAAGCAGCCTTTGGAGAAATCCATTGCAACTATTCTCGATGTAGTAGAGAATGATAATAAGCCCTCCGGGTTTCCTCTGGCAGCAAATGAATTGGTCAAAGTATCATCAGAATATGGCCCGGCTATGCACCCTATATTGAAAGTAGAAAAGATGCACCAGGGTATCGACCTGGTGGCAAAGGAAGGTACACCTGTTTATGCCACGGCTGATGGAGAGGTCACAGAGTCAGCAGAAGGGGACGTGAGAGGCCATTTCATTCGAATCAAGCATTCGGAAGTTTACCAGACCCAATATGCCCACATGAGCAAAAGGGATGTGAAGGCCGGGGATAAAGTGAAAAGAGGTGAGATAATAGGTTATGTAGGGAATACGGGACAGTCGAGAGGTGCACACCTGCATTATGAAATCCACGAAAATAGCAAACCTGTAGACCCACGGGAATTTATGAAATGAATAGATATGGATCAGGAATGGTACTTTATCATTCTGATGGAGTCCCCACACTGATGTGAGTTATTTCGCCCCGGTGTGGGGCTTTTTTATGAGGTGGTTTTGCATGGACAGATAAAGAATAAACATATTTTCTAGCTTTGTACCCGATAGCGACTTACAAATGCATGAATATATAGCTTTTCTAAAGAGATACCCTTGGGCAACTTATTTGCTTCTAGCCGTCAATATAGTGGTTTTTGGAGCCATGGAGCTTTCGGGCTATAGTTCTCAAAATGTTTTCGACCTGTTGGATTGGGGCGCCAATTTCTATCCTTATACTTTTAAAGATGAGTGGTGGAGGCTGATTACCAGTATGTTCCTTCATATCGGCTTTATCCATCTTTTGGTAAATATGTTTGCCCTGTTTAGCCTAGGGTCTGATATCGAGTCTGTTTTCGGGCATAGGGCTTTTATCATTACTTACCTGGTCTCCGGCTTGTCAGCCGGACTGGTTAGTGGCTACTATAATTTGTACGTAATCAGTGCAGGTGCCAGCGGTGCGATCTTCGGTATCTACGGATTCCATATCGTACAGGTAATTGCTCACGAGTGGCAGGATAAAAACGTAGTGATTAAGTCGTTTGTCGGATTTGCTATTTATATAGCTGTTATGACCATCATTGGTACCCAGGCCAATTTTGACAATGCGGCCCATTTCGGAGGCCTTGGGGCGGGGCTGGTTATTGGTATGGGTGATGTTGCTTTTAACAGTCAAAGAACGCACCGCATTTATCCGTTGATATTGGCGGTTTCGCTGGGCTTGGTGTTCTTTACTTACCTCAATATACCTCGCCATAAGGTGCAGTATTTTGATATGTTCCAGGTATTCCTGCAATCAGATGAAATGTCTGTAAACAGAATGAATAAAAGTTATTCCTCGGATTCTGCTATGGCTACGGATTTCTCCGAACTGCTGCTTGAATGGGATACAGTAAGGCAGGAAATAGATAGTTTGCCTGAACTTCCGCCCGCATTGGAGGGTGACAGACAGATCCTTGAAAATTATGTAAAGTGGAGATCAGAGGAGATTGGGTATATTGTGACCTCCATAAAAGAGGAGTCGTATATTTACCTGGATAGCCTTGAAATTGTACGGTATAAAATGGATACCATGCCTCCTTTGCAATATGTACTCAATTACAACCGCCCTTCACCGTCTGCGCCTGATACTACAGAGGCGCAAAAGCCTCCCGCCCGGGAAATTGTAGAGGTTTATTATGACAGCTTATGGAAGGAGTGCCCGATCTGGGAACATCATTATTACCGAAGAGGCTACCAGGATAGTATAGGTAGGTGGGATGGTTTGGTCAGGGACTATTTTAAAAGTGGTAAAATACAAATGAAGGGCAAATACAGCAAAGACCTGAAGGATGGTGTTTTCTTGTATTACAATGAGAATAATACATACTCGGCAGCAGGAAGGTATGAGGAGGAATACAAGGTTGGCAAGTGGCAGTATTTTTATGAATCGGGAGTCATGTCATCGGAAGTTCGTTACCAAGACAGGGCCTATACTATCAACACGTGGGACTCAGTAGGCAACCCTATGGTAGTACAAGGCAATGGAGAAGACATTCATAAAAACCCGAATGGTGTCATTGCTTCCTACGCCAAATATACTGAGGGCAGGATAGAAGGTGAAGCTTATGGGTACCATGAAAATGGTAGGCCTTATTATAAGGAGTTTTACAATGAAGGGCGACTGGTCTATGGAAGGTCTGTCTCCCTGGAAGGGGAGCGGTTCGATTATGACATCAGCACCTTCATACCACATCCCGTAGGTGGTGCTGATGCCTTTCAGCAATATATTGCCTCTCATAAAATCTACCCACTCCAAGCTCGCCTGAACAATGTATCGGGAGACCTGGAGGTGGTTTTTACAGTCCATACCGATGGCTCCATCAGTGATGTGCGCTTTATGAACCACCTGGGCTATGGCTGCGAAGAAGAAGCAGAGCGACTACTTAAAGCAGGCCCCGAATGGATACCGGCTTACCTGCATGGCATGGAGCCGGTGACTTCGGAGGGGAGTGTGGTGATCAGTTTTCCATGATATGGTTTTTTTTAACTCTGACAGGGTTCAAAACCCTGTCAGAGTTAAAAAAAACATATAATTTAAACCTCAATAATGAAGTCATTCAGGCCATCCTCACTGCTTAAAATATGAAATTCCTGATAACTGCTTTGGTCACCAAACCAGTTGATTACTTCTTCCCTTTTTAGGCGGGTTTTTCTGGTATCAAGGTGGCTCCAGTAAGAGGAGTAGGGGTAGTCCTTGAAATCGTCAGTGAACCCATGTTTTTCTGGGTTCTTGTGAATGTAGCTTACCAGGCGGGAAAAGTAATAATCATTTTGTACAGGAATTCTTCTGAATGGCCTGTCGAACAGGCTTCCTGTACGGCCATAAGCCTTGTTGATGGACTGAGAGTAGCTGTTAAATAGTTTGGCGAACTGTTTGCCAATGGTTTTGCTGAAGTCTACCTCGGCACTGAAGTTATTACCTTTATCTCTGACAGGGTTCTGAACCCTGTCAGAGATAACTTCAGCAGAACAGGTTCTGATCAGAAAGTGGAAATGGTTGTTCAGAAGGCAGTAGGCATAAGTATCTGCCACAGGATTGATATGTTGTGCATACTTTTCCAGAAAATAGTTGTAATTGCGAGCTTCTTTAAAAATAGATTCTCCATTAATTCCCCTGTTGTACACATGATAATAGGTATCCGGCTGAATAGGTTCGGTATGTTTCTTTCTCACTAAAAATCATTATATAAGTAGGTAAATTATGGGGAATATCAATTATCAGTTAATCTTGACCGCAACCTTTCCAACCGACTTACCCTGCTGGAAAAGATGGATTGCCTCATGCATTTGATTAAAATCAAACGTATGGCCGACATGCTGAGGTCTTAATTGCAAGGCCTGCAATTCACTAAGTATTTCAAGCATCATATCAGTCTGTTCATACAGATAGATCAGGTTAAAGCCCATGAGGGATTTGTTCTGAGAGGGCAACCGCAGGGGATCGATCTTAGGTCTTTTGAGAAACTTCCAGATCAGCCTTGGGTAGTTGGGCCTTGAGCCATGGCTTGTAAAGCTGGCTGAACCGTAAGCCACCATTCGACCCATTGGAGCCATCGCTTCCCAACTTTGTTTAAGTATTCTGCCTCCTATACATTCCATCACCAGGTTCAGCTGCCTGCTGTTAAGTGCTGCCTGCAGTTTATCAGCAAAATACTTGTCCCTGACAATCACTTCGTCATAGGCTTCCTGGCTTTTTAGGAAGTCCACCTTTTTACCATTGCCCACAGTACCGATGGTATAGGCACCATACTTTTTGCAAATACGGTTGGCCAAAATGCCAACACCTCCTGCTGCACTATGGATCAATACCGTCATATCTTTTCGCAGATCACCGAGCTTGGTAAGGCCGTAATAAGCGGTAAGGCCTTGAACTAAAAAGCCCGCGCCCTCTTCAAAGCTCCAGTCGTCCGGAAGCGGGATCACGTACCGGTGATGCGAGTTGATATGGGATACGTAGCCGCCAAATTTGGTCGCACCCATTACCCGGTCACCAATATTCCACCCTGTGACGTCTTTGCCAATAGCAATTATTTCCCCAGAGTATTCCAGTCCGGGGATAAAAGAACCTTCCGGGGTGGCGCTATAAAGCCCCTGAATGGCAAAAATATCGGCAAAGTTTAGGCCTACAGCTTTCACATTTACACATACCTCATCGGCTTTTGGCTCAGGAAGTTCTTCAGTTCGGAGTTTTAGGCTTTTAATCGAGCCTGCCTTTTCAGTGCGATATACCTGGCGTTGGATCATATGTTTTACTTGTTGGTTAGTGTCCGGTGAATTGTGTTTGATGATTATCAAAGAGTGCTAAACTACTTATAATTTGTATCGTTCTATAAAGTTAATACCGGAAGAATGCCATTTACATAAATGGCCGAAATTAATACATAGCCCGTTTAAAGATGTCCCTGATAAAGTGTATTTTAGAGTACGTTATCTTTTAAACCTAAAAGAAACAACCACCAGGAAACCAAAAGTATACGAATACTTAGGTTTCAATACGCAATACTAACCAACACTAAAAACTATGAAATTCGGAAAAGTAGATAACCCTGAAAAAATAGATTTTACGCTTCCGGCAGATCATCCCGATACAAAGAAAACCCTGGAAGCCAATGACAAACCACTGCAAACTGTGAGCGTGGGTTGTGCCAAATGGAACAAGTCAGACCTGAAAGGGTTTTACCCCCGAGGTACAAAGGACGAATTGGAGTATTACGCCAATGAGTTCAACTCGATCGAGCTGAATGCCACTTTTTACAACCTGTATAAGGAAGACCAGATCCTTAAATGGAAGGAGCGGACTCCCGCAGATTTTAAGTTTTTCCCGAAACTGCCTCGCTATGTAAGCCACTTGAAAAGACTTGGCGAGGGGTATGAAGATTACCTGGATGACTATCTGGTAGGTGTTCAGGCCTTTGGAGACCAGTTAGGAATGCTGTTTTTACAACTACACGATAATTTCGGGCCTAAAGAAGAGAACTTCAACCGTTTGAAGAATTTTATTGATAAGTTTCCTCATGACCTGCCACTGGCGATTGAGCTAAGGCATACAGACTGGTTTGGGAATCAGGAAGTTGCAGATGAATTACATGATTTATTGGTTAAAAATAATATCAGTAACATACTGGTTGACTCAGCGGGTAGGAGGGACATCATGCACATGCGCCTTACCACACCTACTGCGTTTGTCCGCTATGTAGGCGCCAACCACGAGAGCGACTACAGCCGCCTTGACCAGTGGATAGAGCGGATCAAAATGTGGAAAGAACAAGGGCTGCAAAACCTTTACTTCTTTATTCACCAAAACGTAGAGAAAGAGTCACCGTTACTGGCAGCTACCTTCATTAAAAAGCTCAATGAGGCCATTGGTACAAATATTAAGATACCTTCAATGCCACAGGAGAAGCAAGGGAGTTTGGATTTGAAGTAGCCGTTAGATCTTTTGAAATAAGACATGAACAAACACGCATGTCTTACTTCTCTTTCATTATAAATTATCTTTTGGTATCATACTCAAGGAGAATCACTCCTGAACTGGGAGTAGTGCTCTTTAGCATAAGGTCGACTCTATTTCTGATCTCTGAAAACAAAGGCTTTCCCTCGCCTAAAATTACCGGAAATACAGCCAGCAGGTATTTATCCACCAGTCCCAGGTTCATGAATGTAGTAATGAGGCTTGCCCCACCATATAACCAAATATCTTTACCGGGTTGATTTTTTATGTCCTGTACCTGAGTAAATATGTCAGTATTTATTACTTCTGCTTTTTTATTAATCTTTGGAGGCTGTTTGAAAACACATATTTCTTCTTGCTATGTATCCCATTCCACAACTTTGTTTCGGCTGCTGATGCGCCTTCGGGAGGTTGGAACTCTCCCCATTTTTCATAGCTTACACGGCCATAAAATATGGTGTCAATGGTTGCGAGAAACTTGTCAAAATGAGATTCCACTGCTGTGTCTTCCGGAGAGCCACCGCCTGTTTCAAGCCAGTCGATTTCTCCATTGGGTCCTTCAATGTATCCGTCCAGTGTCACGGCCAGGTTAAGGATTATTTTTCTCATGTGTGTTTTGCGTTAGTAGGGATAGCAACTTTAATAAAATATTCTGTCTGGAGATTATTGTATTGATGCTGTCTTAGCATTTTAATTAAAAAAATATCCACTAATCTATTTTAAGAGAGGTATATACCTCATTTAATACTGTGGCTTTATCGGTGAGGACTACCAACTTATCATTGGTTTGAAGTTCAGTAGATCCGTTAGGCGTCAGATAATTTCCTTCTCGTTCAATCATAGCAATAATTGCATTTTTCGGAAAATTCAAATCAACTATTTTCATTCCTGCTACTGCTGAGTTCTCTTTTACCACTACTTCCTTCATTATAGTTTTTGGATGTTCCTCCAACAACTCGTCTGTAGGAGACATAGGCTTTATCTTTTCAGGTAAACCCACATTCAGCCATCTGGCCACCAATGATAATGTAGAGCCTTGGATAAGTACTGAGGTCAATGACACAAAAAAGACAATATTAAATATAATGTTGGCTTTCTCTATTCCAGCTAAAAGAGGATAAGTAGCAAAAACAATCGGTACAGCACCTCTTAGACCTACCCATGAAATGTAGAACCTTCGTCTTAATTTCATTTTGAATGGCACCAGTGAAATAAACACCGCCAGCGGTCGTGCTATTAGGATAAGAAATATGGAGATTAACAGTC
This region of Fulvivirga ulvae genomic DNA includes:
- a CDS encoding M23/M56 family metallopeptidase, with protein sequence MVFYLILASTGMLGFWLYYFVVLRRTTFFNLNRWYLFGALIFCLLVPFTHHFVDVSRGIEPESNSVALTYASEMLSTVEAIQDRVVIVQKAATHISWLSTLYFIICAFFLLRFIWSLISINRLVKGSEAMSSTGAKVYRNHRITQPFSLFGRVFIPGKWDDVPGEILCHELEHVKKRHFIDVVLIELVAILFWFNPVIYFYKKSVRLNLEYLADRAVLFQCGNPLKYQSLLISNALESSIKSPITTHFATPLKNRITMMKKRKTQNWMRVALIGAIPLAAGLVAMNTRNEVKQPLEKSIATILDVVENDNKPSGFPLAANELVKVSSEYGPAMHPILKVEKMHQGIDLVAKEGTPVYATADGEVTESAEGDVRGHFIRIKHSEVYQTQYAHMSKRDVKAGDKVKRGEIIGYVGNTGQSRGAHLHYEIHENSKPVDPREFMK
- a CDS encoding rhomboid family intramembrane serine protease, whose translation is MHEYIAFLKRYPWATYLLLAVNIVVFGAMELSGYSSQNVFDLLDWGANFYPYTFKDEWWRLITSMFLHIGFIHLLVNMFALFSLGSDIESVFGHRAFIITYLVSGLSAGLVSGYYNLYVISAGASGAIFGIYGFHIVQVIAHEWQDKNVVIKSFVGFAIYIAVMTIIGTQANFDNAAHFGGLGAGLVIGMGDVAFNSQRTHRIYPLILAVSLGLVFFTYLNIPRHKVQYFDMFQVFLQSDEMSVNRMNKSYSSDSAMATDFSELLLEWDTVRQEIDSLPELPPALEGDRQILENYVKWRSEEIGYIVTSIKEESYIYLDSLEIVRYKMDTMPPLQYVLNYNRPSPSAPDTTEAQKPPAREIVEVYYDSLWKECPIWEHHYYRRGYQDSIGRWDGLVRDYFKSGKIQMKGKYSKDLKDGVFLYYNENNTYSAAGRYEEEYKVGKWQYFYESGVMSSEVRYQDRAYTINTWDSVGNPMVVQGNGEDIHKNPNGVIASYAKYTEGRIEGEAYGYHENGRPYYKEFYNEGRLVYGRSVSLEGERFDYDISTFIPHPVGGADAFQQYIASHKIYPLQARLNNVSGDLEVVFTVHTDGSISDVRFMNHLGYGCEEEAERLLKAGPEWIPAYLHGMEPVTSEGSVVISFP
- a CDS encoding alcohol dehydrogenase catalytic domain-containing protein, producing MIQRQVYRTEKAGSIKSLKLRTEELPEPKADEVCVNVKAVGLNFADIFAIQGLYSATPEGSFIPGLEYSGEIIAIGKDVTGWNIGDRVMGATKFGGYVSHINSHHRYVIPLPDDWSFEEGAGFLVQGLTAYYGLTKLGDLRKDMTVLIHSAAGGVGILANRICKKYGAYTIGTVGNGKKVDFLKSQEAYDEVIVRDKYFADKLQAALNSRQLNLVMECIGGRILKQSWEAMAPMGRMVAYGSASFTSHGSRPNYPRLIWKFLKRPKIDPLRLPSQNKSLMGFNLIYLYEQTDMMLEILSELQALQLRPQHVGHTFDFNQMHEAIHLFQQGKSVGKVAVKIN
- a CDS encoding DUF72 domain-containing protein — encoded protein: MKFGKVDNPEKIDFTLPADHPDTKKTLEANDKPLQTVSVGCAKWNKSDLKGFYPRGTKDELEYYANEFNSIELNATFYNLYKEDQILKWKERTPADFKFFPKLPRYVSHLKRLGEGYEDYLDDYLVGVQAFGDQLGMLFLQLHDNFGPKEENFNRLKNFIDKFPHDLPLAIELRHTDWFGNQEVADELHDLLVKNNISNILVDSAGRRDIMHMRLTTPTAFVRYVGANHESDYSRLDQWIERIKMWKEQGLQNLYFFIHQNVEKESPLLAATFIKKLNEAIGTNIKIPSMPQEKQGSLDLK
- a CDS encoding dihydrofolate reductase family protein, whose amino-acid sequence is MCVFKQPPKINKKAEVINTDIFTQVQDIKNQPGKDIWLYGGASLITTFMNLGLVDKYLLAVFPVILGEGKPLFSEIRNRVDLMLKSTTPSSGVILLEYDTKR
- a CDS encoding dihydrofolate reductase family protein — protein: MRKIILNLAVTLDGYIEGPNGEIDWLETGGGSPEDTAVESHFDKFLATIDTIFYGRVSYEKWGEFQPPEGASAAETKLWNGIHSKKKYVFSNSLQRLIKKQK